TTAGTCTTCCTTGTTCAGGGCACAGTAAACCCCTTGAAGGGGGCTTTGGCTCCCTTCCTAGGTATGTATGAACACTTTCAGTCCGTGTTAGTGGGATGTGAGATGCCACAggggcagaaaggaaaaaaacaaaaaactcaccaAGTCAAGGAAGCAAGGTTGAAGGCTCAAACCTAACGTTTCAGGTTAGTTAGCTGATTCTGAACCTCTCAGTTCATGGTTTTATCAAACTATGTTAAGTGCAAAGCCATCATAACTAGATACCCAATAGAAATAACACATTCTACATCAGAAGGTGTGGGGGGTAATGTGTACCCCTCTGCATAGGTTAAAAATCTCCCCACTCAATAAACAGAGAAAGGATCTATTCAGTCTACAAATATATACTAAGCTAATTCTCACCCTCCGCTCATCTTAAGGCTTCAGTATCCGAATCTATTTAATACAACAgtgaggggatgacagaggatgagacggctggatggcatcacggatgcggtggacatgagtttgagtagactccaggagttggtgatggagagggaggtctggcgtgttgcagtccacagggtcgcaaagagacggacacgactgagcgactgaactgacaactgactgaactgataaaatgCCTTGTAAGGATGCTGGCCACACCAGTCAGTTCAGAAAGCATGGAAACCACCTTCACTCATCATCATCACTTAAAAACTGACACCTCCCCGCTCCAACCTCAAGGATAAACCGAAAACCTGAGGGAGGACCAACCCCTCCCTTGACCCGCCCCCCAGGCCGGTCCTCACCGTCTCCATCTAGGTCTTCCTCACTCTCTTCTTCTCCCTGCTGTTTCGCCAACTTCTTCGCCTGCCGTTCAAACCACTGCAGCCGGGGAGGTTTCTCGCCCGGGTCTCGCGGCTGAGTCCCACGTCCTCCGGCGGCCACGGTACACCCCGGCTCCGCCTCGGGCGCTGGCGCCGCCTTCTTGGGAGACGTGGACGGCTGAGCCTTGATGACCTGCTGGATGGCCACGTTCACCGCATCCTTGTCCACACTGTCCACGCCCAACCCTTTCTCCAAGTTCTTCTCGTTCATGAGCGCCACTTTCCGACTCACCGCCTGCTTCTCGAGCTCCACGTGCCGCCGGGACCTGAGGTGGTTTTCGTAGGCCTTGAAGGAGGCAAACTTCTTACTGCAGACGGTGCAATAGGTGGCCGCGCCCTTGTTCTCCGGCTCTGCCAGGGCCCGCTGTGCCCGCACCCGCTCCTGGAAGCCCTCGGCGCTGACCGGGGCCATACCGGCCACTTTGCGCCTCAGATTGTAGCGGTGCCAGTCTGTCTTGTAGTGGGCCCGCTGCGCCTCCGCGTCTTCCAACACCGCCCGGCAGGTGTTGCAGGTGTAGGTCGCCATAGCCAGGCGGGAAATAAAGCGCGACCGAGGCAGAAATCTAGCGACCAGAGGCCTGACCCCACCAAACGCTCAAGCCAAAATCCTTTAGGCCCACGAAGAGCCGGACTGAGAGCTGACTTCCGGACTGAACCGTGTCATCCCCAGCCGGACAGGAAGTCCCGCCTCTCAGGCTGTAGCCACGCCCCCGCCGCGGAGAGTCCCGGGAACGTGGGGGAAGCCAATGACGGATCCGGCCCCGCCCAGTCGACCTGAGATGGGTGTGGAGTCAACAGAAGGGGGCGTGGCCTGAGCTGGTTCTTGATTGACAGGCCTAGACCCGGCAGAGTTACTGTCTGGGCTTGTTTTTTTCTGTACGTTGAGACCTGAGGCCAGGAAGAGGGGCCGCCTCGCGGAAAAGGGGCTTGGGGAGCCCGGAGAACTCCCGACGGTCGAGGACTCTCTGAAGTTCGTGCCCCTGCAGCCCCGGGAGTGGGTGTCACGAAAGCCAGGGCTGCTGGTTAGACCGTTGGTCGGACCGCCGAGTCCTCGCCCCGAGGGCTGACTCAGGTTGGAGTCTGAGGGAATTCACAGGAAAACCAGAGAGTCCAGGCCACAGCCTCGGCCTTACTGGGGCGGCCCTTCCAATGAAGGGCGCAGGGGAAACTCCTGGATCAATAGTTTGCACCTGGGAGCACAGAGCCCCGTCCAGCCGCTGTCCAGTAGGAATAGAATCCCGTCTATGTAGGTCATTTTAAATCTAATAGTAGCCACGTTTTAAGAAAGCAGAAAGTCTTAAGgtggtcagttttttttttaacccagtatatcgggcttcccaggtggccttagtggtacagaacccgcctgccaatgaaggagacgtgagttcgatccctgagtcaggaagatcccctggagaaggatgtggcaaccctctccaatattcttgactgaagaatgccatggacagaggagccaggtgggctacaagccatagggtcgcaaagagccagacacaactgaagcagcttagcccGCACAGCACACATCCTGAACATTATTTCAACAGGTAGTCAAGAGAAAGGATTTAATGAGAGATTTTACTTGGCTTGTTGGTACTAAATCTTGGGATTCCAGAGTGAATTTACAATTAACGCCCACCTCACTTCATTTCATATTCACTAGCTTCATTTCTTTTGCTCGGTTATCTGTGTCCTTTCTTTTGTCCCAGCCCAGTTCAATAGGAGGCACTTCTGTTGAGGACGGAAAGGGGAGTTCTTAGACTTCTGTGCCCAGCTTGGCTGAAGCAATCAGCCTGTTTCAGAATTGAATGGCTACATGTTTTGAATACAAGGGAGCCAGAGCACCAAAgaaaagagacttaaaaaaaaaaaaaatcaagtctagTCTTGTGTTCTTGCTGAAAACCTTTCAGTGGATTCCCTTGACTCACAATAAAATTCAGACACCTTCCTGCtctggtctgaatgtttgtgttcccccACAATTCATAGATTGAAAACAGTGCCCAAGATGATAGTATTTAAGGGGGACCTTTTGGGAGGTGTTAGGGTGTGAGGTCAGATGTCTCCCAATGGGATTAGTGGTCTTCTAAAAGAGACCCAGGAAAGGATATAGTAAGTCTGAGACTACAAAGACGGCCCTCACCAGACCATGCTGACACCctgacttccagcttccagaactgtgtgtggggcggggggagttgtttataagccacccagtctgtggtattttattgtgcatgtgtgataagttgcttcagtcctgtcccaattctttgcgaccctatggcccgcagctcaccaggctcctctgtccatgggattctccaggcaagaatactggagtgggttaccatgccctcctccaggggatcttcccaacccaggaatgaaatcctgcatgacaggcaggttgtttactgtctgaaccactagggaagcccgaaGTGACAAAGAGGATTCCCTTTCTATTCTAGGATGCCCCCTACATCTATGTCTGACCTCCTACCCGACCCTGCTTACCCACTTCAGTCACACTGACACTTGTTCTTCCTCTGACAAGGctaagcaagcatcttttgttGGTATTACGTCTCAGAAGTCATTTACTGTTCTGCTTGGATCAACTATTGCTGTCTTGCTCCCCTACTTGTAAGGTTTCTGCCCAAATGCTTTTATAGGAGGGGCCTATCCACACCCTCTTGTCAGAGTAGTGCCTACTCCCAGCTCATAAATCTTTCCCAAGCATACTTTTCTCCACAGcaatatgtgtgttagtcgctcagtggtgtccagctgtttgtgaccccatggactatagctcaccaggctcctctgtccatacaattctctaggcaatactactggagtgagtagccattaccttctccagtgaatcttcctgacccagggattgaacctgggtctcctgaattgcaggcgaatTTTTTTTTACCGTTCTTTACACATCACCATACTAGACATGTATCACTCCATATCACGTTACCCCTAACATCTAGCAAGAAAACAACAGACCTTGCTTATTTCCATTTCTGTAAGTCAGGAGTTGGAGTGGCTCACCATTTCATAAAGTTTCAGGGGACAGAGCTTAAGTCACATCAAGAATCTAAGGCAGCTGAAGGTCTGACTGTAGCTGGTGGATCCCCTCAGAAGAGGCTTGTTTGCACATTGATAGCAGGAGGGTTTGGGTTCCTCCATGGAGCTGCTTGACTGTCCTTGTAACATGACAACTGGCTTCCCTCAAAGTAAGCAAGTGGAAGTCACAATGTCTTTAAGTCACACACGGCCATTTCTACAATATGCTGTTACTCACAAAGGTCAGCCCTAATCAGTATGGGAGGGAGTATGTGAGTACATGAATGGGGTGTCTTTAGGGACCACTTAGGGAAATTGGCCACCACTAGGATTTATTGTTTCTAATTTCCCAGTTTTAGCACTGGAAGTCCAGTATCCCATGAACTGCCTCCATCCTGGGCAGACCAGGATAGTCGGTCCCATTATAGCTTAGTTCTCCATCTTCAGATTACATGCTCCCTGGGAATAGGGACTCCTTTCCTTGCTATGTACTCCAAAGTTAGAACAGTGCTGGCACATGGATTGTTTAGTATGTGTTGAACAAACCTTTTGTGATGATTTTTACTCCAGAAAATTCTATTTTGAGATtatcaaaatcttttaaaatagctGAGTCCTCTGAATATCCATCTTAAGAAATGTAATTAGTATGAACCCAAGAGGGATACACATAACAATGTATATTTTCAAGCTTCTCTAAAATTAAAGCAGAGAATGGCTAAGTAaagaatttctgttttctcttttccattatcTGTGGTTCTCCAAGCATCTGTTCCTTCTTCAGGTCATTTCCTCCCTGCCTCTTTCCATCTATTTCATGACTCATTTCAGCATCTTTAAACTCACCAGAGTATTTTCACTTTTCCTTCAAAGGGACTCTACTTTCTCCATCATGTGAATTTCCCCAAGGGCTGCAATTCTATTAATACTTGGTCTCCTGGAGAGCCTTCTCCTTCCTCTTAGTCTACCCTCCAGCACACAGATCATTACAATAGTTATCCTCAGGCATCTTTTCTCTTGTGTCGCTCCTTCTGCTCAAGAATGGTTATCTGTTGCCCACAGACGAAGGTTACATTCTTTTGCCTGGTTTTCAGTATCTCCTATCACCTCTCCTCGCTACCTGTATCTCCAGGAACACGTGTGTTTTTTCCCAGACTACAAAACAGTTCTCCAGCACCAGCTAGTGTCCTCTAGTTCAACTTGATTCTAACACTATCTACCTGGAGATGAAGTCAGATCCCACAGGCCAAAGTGCTCAGTCCTGCATGACTGACCCCACTGCAGAAGCCAATTCCAGGCCCAGGTTGTGGTGCGTCTGACCAACTGGCTGTAAATCAGAGGTTTCCAAGACCTCCTCTTCAGTCTTGAGTAATTTATTACTAAAGCAGCTCACAGAAATATGGAGACTAGTTTACTCACTAAATTACCAATTTACTACAAAGGAAACTTTGTACAAAGGTAGCTTCAgtcgtgtgactctttgtgaccccctggactatagcctgccaggctcctctgtccatgggattctccaagcaagaatactggggtgggttgccatttcctacttcaggagatcttcctgacccagagatctaactcacgtctcctgtgtctcctgcatctcctgcattgcaggcagattctttaatcactgagccaccggggaagccttacCAAGGAAACTAAAGGATGTAAATAAATGGCCCAGTGAAGAGCTACTTAGGGTGAGGTTGGAAGTGTCCCGAACAAGAGATTCTCTCTCCCTGGAGTTTTGGTTATGACATCCTCTCAGCTAGCCTACCCAGGGCtgtccaaaagtcacctcatcaAGATAACAAAGACACATTTATCATTCTCATCATTTAAGAccttccaagggttttaggagctccaTGCCAGGAatgggacaaagaccaaatatccGTATTTTATTATCACAAAATCACATACATAATATCCTACTGGTTCTAAATTAATACacctttatttgaaatttttctttcttgttaagGATGATAAGAAATTCACAAGTAACTAACAGAATAAAGATGGGTCAAGTACAATGAAATACAAAGGAAGTGGCGATGGGTATTTAGAATAGAAAAATGGCATCAACTAGGGAGATAAGTTTTCATTAAGGAGTTGACATTTCAGATGGGTACTGAAGGAGGTGGGGATAATAAGGACTTCATCTGTAGGTGGAAATAAAGGGGGCTAGAGAAgagatcctgtggacagaggaaaatAAGGGGCATATTTAGGAAGATTACATACCTAGCTTGTGTGATACAAAAGATATGgtaaagagagggaaagaagatGAGGAAGTATTAAGGTATCACCTTTGGGTAAACAGTTAAATTCTAGAATTTGCCATTCACTTTGCAGTTGGTAAACAGCAGAGACTCagagtgtttctgtttttatgggCATGAGGAATATAACTGGACCTTGAGTAGATCCAGCAGCAGTACCTGCAATTGATTGGAAaaaacattagaaaagaccaGGTCTATCGTCAACAGGTCCCTGATAAATGCAAGCTCACTGACCAAGAGAAATTGAGTTAAATTTCTCCTCAGCATATCGAGGTACTATGTTAATGTGTTTTCAAAAATCACTTCTCAAGATTTTTAGggagaaaacagtaaaaatgttGCAGAATGAGAATATAAATACTGCTTTAAACCTAGATTGACCTTCCAAAATGAACTTGAGCCCTGCTTTATTGTTTCAGATCAAAATGCATGATCAGTGTATGCTTTTCCCATTGTATGGTTTTGCTCAGAATTTCCTATGAGAAGTGAACAAGACATCTTTCTATACCTcctctgcaattaaaaaaaatccatgcttcccgttttaatgactgaataaattcTCATAGTAAAAGGATCTGTAGTTTCCCACTGAACTGAATCAATCACTAGGTTTATTGTTAGCACATCTTAAAACCAGAAACAGGACTATACGTAATGTCCCCCCCTCCCCGACATGccagaaacacatacacacacacgtatataagATGAAAACCCTCGACATCCCAATGTTTGATAGACTTAAGAGTACCATTATTACGTTGTGTAAATTTATAgtcacatagggcttccctggtgactcagtaaagaatccgtaaatttgtaaagaatccacctgtattgcaggagacctgggttcaagtcctgcgttaggaagatctcctggagaaggaaatggcaacccactccagtattcttgtctaggaaatcccaaggaaagaggagcctggcaggctacactccatggggtcacaagagtcagatatgacttagcgactaaaccaccaccattcttCAACAAATACTATTAAAGTGCATATGTAGTTATAACGCAAGTGTCCACAGAGAGTTGGTATGTCTCCACCATAGGGCTGGTAACACCTTTTTCTACCCTATCTACCTACCTCCCTATCCCCAGCCCCTTTTAATTTATAGTTTATAACATTTGATTCCAGCTTTACTGTTTATACCATCAAATCTTGAGTTTAATCTCTTTgtaagctgcagcccatggggtcgcaaagagtcggacacgactgagcgactgaactgaccgaaGCTTGTAACACATTCTTTAATTATTTGAGTTAAATTTAACTTATTTTCCTCCTCatagaagaaactgaaaagaccTTTAAACTTTCTGACTTCATGGCCAAGAGTATTTTTTCCAATGAAGAAACatacacataaaaaaagaaacctggtaacaaactattttataaataggtgactgtatttttcttcatgtcCAGAAACTCTTGCTGAAACAGAAGTCAGGGATATTCCTCGCAAACCCACACAGCTCATAGATCTAACACCAGGTTTTCATTTGTACCGAAATGGGCAAGATGATGAAGGCACAGGTTCACTTTTGTTTTGATAAAGGACATCAAACACAGTCGTGAGGCACTAATGACAAGGATGCATCATCAGTCACGAAAAGCAAGCAGTCAGAGTCTTCAGTCACTTCCTCTCTCTTTAACGTTTGGCAAAATTCAGCCTAAATATTTTAATAcctcagaaagaaaaactaaatatgaGATGCTACATTAAAAGGTCAGGTGATGTTTTATCAGTCTTTAGACACAGAAGGGAAGGGATGAAATAAAGAGAGGGGACCGCAGATTTCCTGTATTCTTGGATTATCCTTCCTTTCTGAGGGGTTCAGATGTCTGTGTGCATCTGTCAAAATGCCAGCTCTACCTGAAGATTGAAGAGATGGTTGGTAGCTGCTGACATGGTCCCTCGACACTATTAAAAGTTTCTATCGCACAAACAGAATTAgcttgatttctgctctttagtCCTGTGTTAAAAAcctaagctggaaaaaaaaaaaaaaaaaaacctaagccgAATTTGATTATCTATAAGTGATCTAAAAACTTTacagtaaaggaaaatatatattctagTTCCTAAGAAGAAACAGATTACAGGTTTCAACTTCAATGGCAAATAAATACACTTGAAAGCCAAGCAAGTTTCTCTCCTGCTGGGGAGTCAGACTATGAAAACAGTTCTGGTTTCTCTATGGTGGATGACCACATCACTCATAGAACATACCAGGAACTAGTTTCACAATTTTAAGAGACTTTTTTCCGTAATATGAAAGGTGAGGGTTGAACCTAGTTCTGAGCAGGCAGAATACATCTGCACTCACAACATCCTTATCACAAATACATGACAAATGAAACAACAAAGTGTGGCCAATCTCTGTTTACATCAAGACCTTGTAGACACATGATAGCTAAGTACTTGCTTTCTACGCGCTAATATCACCCATTGCCAAGACTCCAACTTGGCAGTCAATGGAGCGTGCCATTTACAAGGAAGCCTAAAATCTACAACTGCAGAAATAACATGGAAATGTATCAGCCTATCTAacgtaaatatattttcaaaaaattttcctAGGAAATTGATTTTAATAGTATCTCCCAAGTCTTTCAACCAAAGTGACTTtgataatttttgtctttttatgtcAAAATCCACCAAGAATTTTTAACTGTGTCCAATATTAGGAACAAGGAGCCAATACAGCATGTGTTCACAATTAATTGTTAATATTTCAGTGAGTTACAATAAACTGTTTTTGCATGCTTGAAAAATTGTGAAGAAAACGTTAAGGAATACTTATGGGAGGATCTCAATAATTGggtgttttcattttgctttaaaaacaacTTCTAATATTCAACTCCGACAACACagtaagtgtgtgtatatatatacacatatatataaagttcATTTCCATGCTCATTACATAAAAATAACTATGAGAAATATCAATCTATCAGTGTCAGCTGACATATATCCAATGAATTCACTGCAGAGGAGGGGGAAAGACCAAAAAAATTCTAAAGTAATCAGTAAAGCTCACAGTTTGaaaagatttgatttttttttttttttgcttgcttgaAATTCTTTTGGTAGTTTGTGCTCTGTCATAATAAGCCAATTCCCCGACTAATGGCCTCCAAGCAGATTTGAAAGGAAGCCTGAAGACTTCTTATTTTGCTGGCCTTCTGCTTCCTGGTCTTGTGACAGTCCCAATTCACTCTCAATTTGATCAAGCTCTGACTGGTCCAGGAGTTCAAAGTCATCGCCCTCCTCCGTGTCTGTGTCCTCCCCGGGGCTGGGAGCAGCCTGAGACAGCACTTGGCTCACGCCCGCCAACTGGTCTTTGACCGCGGCGGTCACCGCAGCCGTGATGACGTCCCCAGCCAGGTTGCTCATCAGGTGCAGGGTCTGGTCACTGCTCAGAGGAAGGGTGAGACCAGCTGCTGACTTCTTCTCTATGCTCCGTCTGGGACCACTGTCCAACTGCTCCTTTTTTCTCTTGAGCTCAGTGGGCAAGCCAAGGCTCAATTCATCTTCATCGTTTGTTCCCGTGCCATTTTCTAGCGATGGAAAATCTGAAAGGTCTCGAGAGAAAACTTCCTCACTAGGTCGGTCAAGATCTGTAAAATGCAGGATAGAAGTTGAGGCTTAAGCAAAAccgtaataattttttttttaatgattcaactTTTAACTGATGaagctgctgttgtttagtctttaagtcatgtccgactctctggcaatcccatggactgcagcccatcgggctcctctgtccatgggatttgccaggcaagaatactggaagtgaaaatgaagtgaaagtgaaagtcactcagttgtgtctgactctttgcgacccccatggactgtacacagtccatgaaattctccaggccagaatactgaagcgggtagggtagcctttcccttcccaggggatcttcccaacccagggatcaaacctaggtctcacCCCATAGTCCacggggatcacaaagagtcagacacaactgagcgactttcacttaagaatattggagtgggctgctgtttccttctccaaggggatcttccagactcaaggGTAGAACTCTCAtccctgcgtttcctgcattggcaggcggattctcaaccactgatccaccagggaagcccagtttatgAAGTAACAGTTTACTATCACAGACatacaaaaaaatggaaaatcaaaGGTTTATAAGACCCTATAAAGCCATAATAAATTTGAAGTCTGAATTGTCTAAAAGATCCCTGCTTTTAATTGGAATCCTCTGGATCACCTTGGCATTCTTCTACGCTCCCAGCCCAGCTTCAATCAACTTAACCATATATCGGATTCCTCCCAAGTCGGGGACTCTCCACAAGTACACAAATACGTTGTGTCCCCTGATGGCCTTAACTTTCCTCTTTAAGGACAAGAAGTGTGTAATGACTTACTATTCAACTTATCTTAAAGTCAGCTTGGGCTCTGATTAGAGTTTAGTGAcggtgaaaatgttagtcactcagtcttgtccagctctttgtaaccccatggactgtagcccgccaggctcctgtattCATGAAATTCTGCAGACAgaaataccggaatgggttgccattcccttttccaggggatcttcccaaccttgggatcaaatccaggtctcctgcattgcaggcggattctttaccatctgagctaccagggaagcccctgagacaACATGCTTAAAATCAAAGGGTTTGTTATCCTGAGCCTGCAGATGTTTACAGCTTGTAGAGGTTGAGAGGACTTCAGTGAGCCTCTTGTTCTAATGcactttaaagatgaggaaattgagatccACAGAAATTAATTATGTCACTGTGCAAGGCCATTTAGTAAGCTAATGACAAAGGCAAGGCTACACTTGGGTTTCCCAATCTCCCAAACTGTATTATTTCAACATCACAtagccttcttccttcctctagAGAAAGGAAATATGTTCTTGCCTCTATAAAGacatgtaaaataatttattcataaaCCTCCATTATTATTGCTTATATTTTCAGTATATGGTTAAAATAATCCAATGAGACTAGCAAAAGTTATTGCACAAGAGTTGtctcaaatttcattttaaattgtacttaacctaattataaaaaagaagaaaccttttttttttttttttaaactaacttggaagaaaaatatgaGCAACCCTGAAGTCAGCTTTTGATTCAGGAAACCTGACCCCACGGTTCAGTCCCTCTTAATGAGAGCTAGCCCTGGGTATACAGGATTAGcttttctcttcccctctcccactACTATggtctttgctggtggctcagatggtaacgaatctgcctgcaatgcaggagacccaggttcaatccctgggttgggaagatcccctggagatgggaatgcctacccacttcagtattcttacctggagaatcccatggacagaggagcctggtgggctacagtccacggggtcacaaggagttggacatgactgagcatgtacgtGTGTATGTCTATTTCCCATTACTGCTATAAATAATGCCCCCAGACATTCCAGAAGTTTTTTCACTGTcaattgttttcaaaataaaggCAGATTTGGACATTGACTGGCTTAGACTTTTTTCTCACACTCTTAAATAATAgattttgagatataattcatgtacTATAAAACttacccttttaaagtgtacagttaagTGGTCTTTGGTACATTCACAAGGCTGTACAATATCTCCACTCTCTAATTCTAGATCATTCTCATCACCCAAAAGGAAACATATTAATTACCAGTCACCCACCGGTCcctcttcccccagcccctggcagtcaCTCATCTAATTTCCTTCCATATGGATTtatctgttctggacatttcatataaacggAGTCACACAATGCGTGGACTTGTGTGCTTGGCTTCCTGCACTCAGCATATCATGCTCAAGGTTTATACATATTGTAGCAAGCGTCAGTGTTTCTATAGCCCggtgatattccattgcatagATGTAGCACATTTTATCCAGTCAGAAGCTGACACAGTTAAATACTTTTGAATGGACTCAAAATAACTGAGCATCTACAGGCGTGAGCATACCGTCAGAAgtgtctgtctgtggagtgtatCCTTCTGAGAGGTTGAAGGTCCCATTGTCCGTCCAGGAGATCTCCGACACATCGGTGTCAGACACAGACAATTCTTTGGCAGCAGTGGTGAGGCTAATCTGTATTAATATAAATTCCAGTGACACATTTCAAACTTCTATGGGAGGTCTTTCGAAAAATCCAACTAACACCGAAAATGTCAGAATAATAAGAACCAGATGAGGGTTTTCCTTTTAATAG
The Muntiacus reevesi chromosome 14, mMunRee1.1, whole genome shotgun sequence DNA segment above includes these coding regions:
- the RETREG1 gene encoding reticulophagy regulator 1 isoform X2 → MPEGEDFGRGKSWEVINSKPDERPGFSHCLAESWMNFSIFLQEMSVFKQQSPGKFCLLVCSVCTFFTILGSYIPGVILSYLLLLCAFLCPLFKCNDIGQKIYSKIKSFLLKLDFGIREYINQKKRERSEADKEKSHKDDSELDFSALCPKISLTTAAKELSVSDTDVSEISWTDNGTFNLSEGYTPQTDTSDDLDRPSEEVFSRDLSDFPSLENGTGTNDEDELSLGLPTELKRKKEQLDSGPRRSIEKKSAAGLTLPLSSDQTLHLMSNLAGDVITAAVTAAVKDQLAGVSQVLSQAAPSPGEDTDTEEGDDFELLDQSELDQIESELGLSQDQEAEGQQNKKSSGFLSNLLGGH